In the Clostridium cellulovorans 743B genome, AGTGTAAGCGTGAAAATTTCTCCGTAACTATTTTTATAAATATCTTTAATAAACTAAATCCAGTAGAAAGCAAAAAAATGCTTTTCTACTGGATATCATTTTAACCATTTTTACCGTTGAAATTTACGTTCTTAAACCTCACATTTTTTGGAAGTACCTTTGTCTAATGCATGTATTTTGTTAGCATATCTTTGTATTTATTTTCTAGATTACACCGCACATCCGTTAAGTATATCGAGTACTTTTCAATTTTATGAAGCTCTTAGTAAAAATAAAATTTTTGATATAGATTCTCTTGCTCTTATGCGATAACTTCTAAAACTAAAAATCTGCTTAATACTAGCAATATCAACGAGGGCAAATAAATCCTACGTCATTTAGGTACGGTTCATGCCTCATCATCCTAAAATCCATTTGAATTGCATGTAGATTTCTCTCCCCTTATAGCTAATATTGCTAACCCTTCCCTTGACAAAGCCATACATATCCAATAAAATAGTAGATAATTGCATATTATGCTTTGAAAAGAAATAGTAGTATCGATGCATTTTTAGAGAACTGTCGGTTGGTGTAAGACAGTAATGATAAGATATGAACTCGTCTTTGAGCTTGCTGCAGGAAATGGCAGCACGGAGAAAACCGTTATTCTAATTGAGTGAAGGCATTTTTATGCTTTAACTAGAGTGGTACCGCGGAAGTTAGCTTTTCGTCTCTAATTGTGAGATGAAGGCTTTTTTTATTTGAAAAACTATAATACTTAAGGAGTGAATATAAATGGCATACGGAACTTCAATAGATAAGAAGTGGCAAGACAAATGGGAAGCTGCTAAGCTTTATGATTTTAAGGAAGACAGTGAAAAAGAAAAATTATATGTTCTTGAAATGTTCTCCTACCCTTCTGGTGCTCAGCTTCATGCTGGTCATTGGTTTAACTACGGTCCAGTAGATAGTTGGGCAAGATTTAAAAAGATGCAAGGCTACAATGTATTCCAACCAATGGGCTTTGATGCTTTTGGTCTACCTGCTGAAAACTATGCGATTAAGACTGGAATCCACCCTATGGATTCAACTTTAAAAAACATAGAAACTATGGAAAAACAATTAAGAGCTATGGGAGCTATGTTTAACTGGGATCATGAAGTAGTAACTTGCAAACCAGATTACTACAAATGGACTCAATGGTTATTCTTAAAATTATATGAAAAAAATCTAGCTTACAGAAAGAATGCTCCTGTAAACTGGTGCCCAAGTTGTAACACAGTTCTTGCTAATGAGCAAGTTATAGACGGTCACTGTGAAAGATGTGACTCTGAAGTTACAAAGAAAAATCTTACTCAATGGTTCTTAAAGATAACTGATTATGCTGATGAGCTTTTAGATGGTATCGATGGTCTTGATTGGCCTGAAAAAACTAAAGCTATGCAAAAGCATTGGATAGGAAAGTCTAAAGGAGCTGAAGCTACTTTCAAAGTTAAAGATAGCGATTTATCCTTTGATGTATTTACTACAAGGGTTGATACATTAAACGGTGTGACTTATGTTGTTCTTGCTCCAGAAAGTCCACTTGTTGATCAGGTTACAACTGAGGAAAACAAATCAGCTGTTGAAGCTTATAAAGTTGAAACTTCAAAACAAAGTGAAATCGAAAGACAATCAATAACAAGAGAAAAGACTGGTGTCTTCACTGGTTCTTATGCTATAAATCCTATAACTCATGCTGAAGTGCCAATCTGGGTTGCTGACTATGTTCTTGCTACTTACGGTACTGGTGCTGTTATGGCAGTTCCTGCTCATGATGATAGAGACTTTGCTTTTGCTACAAAATACAACCTACCAATAATCAGAGTTGTTGAAGGCGATGAACTTCCATACACTGGCTACGGAAACCTTGTAAACAGTGGGGAATTCAACGGCAAAGCTTCCGATGCTGCAAAAGAAGCTATCGTTAAAAAGCTTGCTGAAAACAACCTTGGAGGCTGGAAAGTAAACTTTAGATTAAGAGACTGGCTAGTTTCAAGACAAAGATATTGGGGTGCTCCAATTCCAATGATCCACTGTGATTCTTGTGGAATAGTACCAGTACCTGAAAAAGATCTTCCAGTTGAACTTCCATACGATGTTGAATTCGCTCCAGATGGAAAATCTCCATTAGCTAAGAGTGAGTCTTTCGTTAACACTACTTGTCCAAAATGTGGTGGCCCAGCTCATAGAGACGTTGATACTTTAGATACTTTCGTTTGCTCATCTTGGTACTTCTTAAGATACGTAGACAATCTAAACAGCGAAAAAGCTTGGGATGTTGACAAAGTAAATGCTATGGTTCCAGTTGACAAATACGTTGGTGGTCCAGAACATGCTACAATGCACCTTCTTTACGCAAGATTCGTAACTAAGGCTCTACGTGACATGGGACTTGTAAACATCGATGAACCATTTAAATCACTTACTCATCAAGGTTTAATCCTTGGACCAGACGGTTTAAAAATGAGTAAATCAAAAGGAAATACAATCTCTCCTGATACATATATCAGCGAGTTTGGTGCCGATGTATTCAGAATGTACTTAATGTTCGGCTTTGACTATACTGAAGGCGGCCCATGGAGTGATGATGCTATAAAATCTATGGCACGTTTCGTCGACAGAGTTGAAAGAGTTATAACTTCTGCTGTTGAAGAAATGAAGAAATCAGGCAAGACTTCAATAGATAAAGCAGAAAAAGATCTTAATTTCGTAAGACACAACACAATAAAGAGCGTTCTATTCGATATGGATAAAATGCAATTTAACACATCAATAGCTAGAATCATGGAATTCACTAACGCTTTATCAAAATACTTAAATGAAGAAGAAAAGAACTCTGCCTTCATTAAAGAAGTAGTTATAGATTATTTAAGAATCTTAGCTCCATTTGCTCCTCACTTTGCAGAGGAAATGTGGGAAACTATTGGTGGAAACTTCTCAATCTTCAACGAAAGCTTCCCAACCTTTGATGAGAAAGCTTTAGTTAAGGATGAAGTTGAAATAGCTATCCAAGTTAACGGTAAAATCAAAGCTAAAATAATGGTTGCAACTGGTCTTGAAGAAGATGTAATTAAAGAAACTGCTCTTGCTGATGCTGATGTTAAAGCTGCTATCGGTGATAAGACAGTAGCTAAGGTCATCGTTATTAAAGGAAGACTTGTTAATATCGTTGTAAAATAGAATATCTTAAATAAAAACCAAGCTAGTATACTGGCTTGGTTTTTTATAAAATCAAATTAATATATTTTTACTTTTTTAATTTCTTCAATACTTAATCCCGTTTATACTAGCTATTGTTTCATCTTCTAGTATATGAAATTTAGTGTGTATTTTATCTACAGGTATTGTCTGAAAATCCACTTTAGCTAATTGATGAATGCTCATAAATTTTTGCTGGCCTACCCCAAACAAACATATCTAACGCTATTTCTTTAAAGCCATATTTTTCATACAATCCAATGTGGTTTGTTGAAAGATATACTTTATCAAAGCCTAAATCTCCAGCTATTCTTCTACCATGTAAAAGTATTTCCTTGCACAACCCTTGTGCTCTTTCCTTTTCGTCAATAAAAATCATTGCAATCCATGGTGATAAGTCTTTTCTTTCCACTAAGTCTTGATTCACCAATGTGTATAATCCAATGATTCGTTGATTTTTGAGCAATATAAAACATTTCGGCAAACTTTCATCGGTGTCCAAAACTTGTTGCACTACCTCAGTGAAATACTTACTTATAGGCGGCCAATTTTTGTTTGCATAGTCGATAACTTCATTAGCAAGTTGCGGTTTTTCATGCAATGAAATAATCTTTATATTTTTATCTATCATTATCCTACTCCTGAAATATAAATAATCTTTATTTCACGTTGATTTGTAAATATATATAATACACTTTACCTATATAATCACCACAACATTTCTTTCACTATATTTTATATACCTTAGAAACCATAATTGTCATTAGTTTGGGAAAACACCTAAAAATCATCAACGGCCCATACTAGTAATTTAGATACATCTCCGTCCCCTTTTAAGATTTCTAGTAATTTTTCAGAACTATCAACCTTTAAATTTCCAATTAAAAATGGTGTAATTAGTTTATACATAAAACAACAAGGCTCCCAAGAAGACTCTACTTCCATGCTAGAAGTAATGTTCATATCATATATTACCTTAAAATTATCACCATCCATGTCACTACTTATCTTCTCAATCAGTGAATCAAAAATATTTATGTATTCTGATAAACAACCAAAATCTAATATCTCTATATTATTGTTATCTACTTGAAAACTTATATAAGCTATCACTTTACCTGAATTATCATAAGCTATTTTACAACTACACGTTGTATTAGATACAATCCATTCTTTCCAATATTCCATACTACGTACTATACTACCATTAAACTTACTTGAAAATTTTTCGTGAATATCAGAAATATCTCTTATATCACCTTCAATATTTAAGTCTCTTATACAATAATCATAACTATCATTATTACACTTATTTATACTAGAATACTTTATATATCTTGGACACTTGTAATAACCATATCTATTATAATATTTTTCATTGTAGTCTCCAGATAGCAAGTACGAAATACAAATGTTTCTATCTTCCATATACTTTATACTCATTTGAACAAGAGTCGTAGATAGCTTTTGGCCTCTATATTCCTCCTTTGTCCCAACACAGCTTATGCCTCCACAGCTTATTTTCATCCCATTAATATAAATATCTCTTACCAAAACCCTTAAGGTACTTAAAAAGTTACCATCAGCATCGACAGCAACAAAAATCCCGTTGATATCTTTGTATGGGTCATTGTACCAATGATTACTAAAGAACTTCTTCGATTCACTTTTGAAAATTTCTTCAACTAAAAAATCAAACCATTTTTCTAATTCATTTGGGTATAAATTTCTAAATACTATCATTATATCTCCCTATTGACTCTATTTCATTATAAATATGCTCATAAATTAATTTTAGCATTTTTAGACATAATCTAGAAGATTACAGTTATTTCTATATTATTCTTTACACAAAAGTTACTCTCCTCAACTCTTCATTAATTCCTTCTTTCATTTTTAGAAAGATTATTCTTCATAAAAAACTCATCTTGTCCTTTTATTAACGCTTTTAGTTCAGAAATATTTTCAGGGCCAAAATTATGTATTGATATTAACTCACTGCCACAACGAAATATTTTTTTGCCATCACTATAAGTATAAGTATATCCTTCCAATTCACCTTTGCATCTTCCACAACCATAACAACCAGTGTATCTACCATCATATTCTTCTATAACTCGCTGTATGCCTTGATTGAAAATTTCTGAATAACCCTTGTTAGCATAAAACTTTAATCTTAGTCCTGGCTTATTATCTTTTATACTATTGTCGCGAATCTCCAATTTCATAATAGTTCTCTTAACCTTGCTTTTTGAAAAATCGAGAATAAACTCTTTTGTTTTCGTCTTTTTAGGTGTATAACCTAATGATATTGCGTATTCTGCAATTTCCCGAAACATCTCCCTATAACTTTCAGGCAACTTAGATATAAAATCCTTAAGTAATTGATTAGTTTTCTCATTACCCATTTTTGTTCCCCCACTACTTAACTAATGTTGATTCTAACTATTCTAAAATCAAATTCCAAGCTATATGACATTTTCTATATTATAACATGGATCCAAATGACAGGTCTCTCCTTTTCTATATACTACTATCAATTACTTTCATCACAAACTTTGCCTCCCATAGGAGTTAAAAAAACATCCTCTCTTCAACTTCTTACTAAATTATTTTAATGTTTTTACTAAGGCACCCCTAGTCTTTGAAAGAAGCTCATTCTTAATGATGAAATTCCATACTGGCTCAAACTTTTTCCAGGCACCTGCATAAGTGAAATGTTTCAATTTCATCTTTATCTCTTCGTGCTCCTTTGATGACTTATATATATTGCTCCACTTATAAAAGTTTTTATATGCTCTATTATATCCACTTTCCATTTCTTCTTTTGTCATATTAGGATGGCTGAACACTAAATGTCTAGTATCATATAATCTCCAATCCTTAGTAATAATCCTCTTATCAGTATCCATTTTATCATATATGGAAGTACCAGGGTAAGGTGTAAGAATGTGGTTAGTCGCTGTGGTTATACCACTACTAACAGCCCATTCTGTCGTTCTATCAAAAACATCTAAGTTATCATCATCCAATCCAAAAATAAAACTTCCATTTATCATTATTCCTAATCTATCTAATCTTTTTATTGCTGCAATATAATCTTTGCCAATATTTGAACCCTTATTTGCTTGAATTAAATTCTGCTTATTAATACTTTCAAAACCAATAAAAGCACTTCTAAATCCAGCCTCATATGCAAGTTCTATGGTATCATCTTGGAGAATAGAATCCACTGTTATTGCACCTTGGAAATATTTATTCATTCCTCTCATTTCCTTAAAGATTTGTCTTGATAACTTTTTATTTGCGAATATGTTATCATCTAGAAAATATAAATGCTTTCCCTTCATACTTTCAATCTCTTCTAATACCCTGTCCACTTTATATGCAAAAAAAGATTTTCCACCTTTGTAAAATGAACTAACATAACAAAATGAACACTTATTAGGACATCCTCTTGAAAAGACCATTGAATTAGGGACTAAGTATTTCTCCTGTTTAAATAAATCCCTCCTTGGAAGAGGAAGATTGTCCAATGACACTTCTCCTTGCTGATAAAATTCCTTACAGTTTCCATCTTTAAAATCCTTTAAAAATTTAGGAAAACTATTTTCACCAAGTCCGAGCAAAATAGTATCTGCATGATTTTTTGCCTCTTCTGGTAATGAAGTGGCATGCAGTCCCCCAATAGCAACTTTAATTCCTCTTTTTCTGTATGAATCTGCAATTTCGTAAGCTCTATACGCATTAGTTATATAGCTTTCAATACAAACTAAGTCTGGCTCATCATTTAAATTAATTTCTTCCACATGTTCATCAACTATTTCTACCTGGTCAGATTCATCACACAAGGATGCTAAAGTAGCTAAACCCAATGGAGGAAACAATGAATACTTTATAGGTCTCCAATATGGACTTTTGGCTTCTTCTAAAGCTGGTAGTATAAATTTTATTCGCACTTATAACTTCTCCTTTGCGTAAAATGATTTTAACTATAATAACCGTATTATTTGCCTCAGGCTGTTAAACCATTTTTAGATTTCATATTAATGATAGCAGAATTATTATCGTTTATCAATAAACTTTTATCATTTAATGCAACCTATTTATTGTTTTGAGTATAATACAATTAAGGTTCGGTGAATTGTAACACGAGTTTCCCATTTGTAGCCCAAGAATCCCATTTTGAAAATGAAGTTCTCCTTTTGTAAGCGAAAGTCCCATTTTGAAAACAAATATCCAATTTTGTAATCCAAAATCCCGGTTAACATACTGTTTTTTCAGGAATTTTGCTATAATTATCTTACTGACATTTAAAAAAGTGCATGCCAAATAGAAGGTCGATCTTCGGTCGATTTTTTGTAATCGGAAAATCCACCCCTGCTGTAGTCATATATAAGGTAAGGTTTGCCGGTAGCCACTACTTATTTATATGTTATTTTTTGAGAAGTGCTGGTTTTAGAATGATTTCCTCAGCTGCTACTGAGAAACAATCTAACCTGTGTAGTAAATCTTCTCCATAGTAAAAGCTGAACGCCTGGAATGGACTCCTGTTGTTCAGCTTTTTTCTTTTGTATGAATTTATATGGTTCATCATAAGACATATGTCTTTTTGGTCTAAAAGCTCAAAAGTAGTCCCTTTAGGGAGAATTCTTCGAACTAACTCATGATTTACCTCTATGGAGCCCTTTTGATAAGGGCTGCTTGGATCACAATAAAACACATAAGTTCTTCTAAGTCCATCAGGTCCAAATTCAATGGCTTTCGGATTGGAGAACTCACTGCCATTATCCGTAAGGATGACTGGAAACAAATTCTTAAACTCTGTTTTTCCTATTACCTGATAAATATGTTCAAAAACATCAATAACCGACTGTGAGGTATTTGAATCACGCACGAACGCCAACATAAGACTAGTATTCACAAAGTGAATGGTTAATAGGACATTTCCACCTTTGCTTCCTATAACGGAATCCATTTGTACAATAGAAAGCTCTGGATTCTTTTCCATAAAGGCTTGAAAATCTTTGTAATTCCGGCCTATACGGCATCCTTTATCAACTTTGAATTCTGATTTCTTGTAGCGTGGTCGATATTTTACCTTGCGTGGTAAGTCAATGTTTCGTACATCAAAGAGGCATGCATCTATGTAGTTATAGAGTGTCTTTTCACTACACATGAGCTCATTTATATGATCGATATATATCTGGTGTATCGATTGACCTTGTTTAATCAGTGGTGAAATCAAAGTATTCAGTCTTGCAAGCTCCGCTTCACTTGAGAGAATTCCACTCCTTGCATCTGATATGTTTTCTTCAAAGGCGGTCTGGGCATCATCTGCATAATACATCATTTTTTTAAGAGTACATCTGTTAAGCTGTCCACACCCATTACAAACATAAGGTGGTTTAAAACTACTTGAACAGATTTCTTCTTCAAACTCTGAACAAAGATCATTGCAGTTGCGACAAATCTTACAGTACTGTGCTGAAGGATGAGTACACTCTTCTTTTTTGCATATACGTTTTAGTTTGCAGCTTGAGCGGCGTTTACAGGTATTGTATGGCCACCCACTGTATCCAGTTTTTATTTCAGTTGCATGCTTTTTTATCTCCTTGGCGATAGTAGTACGATCTTTCTTAACTATCTTGCCAATTGCTCCAAAAGAAAGATTTTCTTTTAAACACGCCTGAATATCAAGGCGTTCTTCGTAAGTTAAATATTTAGACATGATTATCTCCTTATCCGCCACCAGCATAACAAGGATAGCAA is a window encoding:
- the leuS gene encoding leucine--tRNA ligase gives rise to the protein MAYGTSIDKKWQDKWEAAKLYDFKEDSEKEKLYVLEMFSYPSGAQLHAGHWFNYGPVDSWARFKKMQGYNVFQPMGFDAFGLPAENYAIKTGIHPMDSTLKNIETMEKQLRAMGAMFNWDHEVVTCKPDYYKWTQWLFLKLYEKNLAYRKNAPVNWCPSCNTVLANEQVIDGHCERCDSEVTKKNLTQWFLKITDYADELLDGIDGLDWPEKTKAMQKHWIGKSKGAEATFKVKDSDLSFDVFTTRVDTLNGVTYVVLAPESPLVDQVTTEENKSAVEAYKVETSKQSEIERQSITREKTGVFTGSYAINPITHAEVPIWVADYVLATYGTGAVMAVPAHDDRDFAFATKYNLPIIRVVEGDELPYTGYGNLVNSGEFNGKASDAAKEAIVKKLAENNLGGWKVNFRLRDWLVSRQRYWGAPIPMIHCDSCGIVPVPEKDLPVELPYDVEFAPDGKSPLAKSESFVNTTCPKCGGPAHRDVDTLDTFVCSSWYFLRYVDNLNSEKAWDVDKVNAMVPVDKYVGGPEHATMHLLYARFVTKALRDMGLVNIDEPFKSLTHQGLILGPDGLKMSKSKGNTISPDTYISEFGADVFRMYLMFGFDYTEGGPWSDDAIKSMARFVDRVERVITSAVEEMKKSGKTSIDKAEKDLNFVRHNTIKSVLFDMDKMQFNTSIARIMEFTNALSKYLNEEEKNSAFIKEVVIDYLRILAPFAPHFAEEMWETIGGNFSIFNESFPTFDEKALVKDEVEIAIQVNGKIKAKIMVATGLEEDVIKETALADADVKAAIGDKTVAKVIVIKGRLVNIVVK
- a CDS encoding GNAT family N-acetyltransferase yields the protein MIDKNIKIISLHEKPQLANEVIDYANKNWPPISKYFTEVVQQVLDTDESLPKCFILLKNQRIIGLYTLVNQDLVERKDLSPWIAMIFIDEKERAQGLCKEILLHGRRIAGDLGFDKVYLSTNHIGLYEKYGFKEIALDMFVWGRPAKIYEHSSIS
- a CDS encoding GNAT family N-acetyltransferase, with translation MIVFRNLYPNELEKWFDFLVEEIFKSESKKFFSNHWYNDPYKDINGIFVAVDADGNFLSTLRVLVRDIYINGMKISCGGISCVGTKEEYRGQKLSTTLVQMSIKYMEDRNICISYLLSGDYNEKYYNRYGYYKCPRYIKYSSINKCNNDSYDYCIRDLNIEGDIRDISDIHEKFSSKFNGSIVRSMEYWKEWIVSNTTCSCKIAYDNSGKVIAYISFQVDNNNIEILDFGCLSEYINIFDSLIEKISSDMDGDNFKVIYDMNITSSMEVESSWEPCCFMYKLITPFLIGNLKVDSSEKLLEILKGDGDVSKLLVWAVDDF
- a CDS encoding B12-binding domain-containing radical SAM protein produces the protein MRIKFILPALEEAKSPYWRPIKYSLFPPLGLATLASLCDESDQVEIVDEHVEEINLNDEPDLVCIESYITNAYRAYEIADSYRKRGIKVAIGGLHATSLPEEAKNHADTILLGLGENSFPKFLKDFKDGNCKEFYQQGEVSLDNLPLPRRDLFKQEKYLVPNSMVFSRGCPNKCSFCYVSSFYKGGKSFFAYKVDRVLEEIESMKGKHLYFLDDNIFANKKLSRQIFKEMRGMNKYFQGAITVDSILQDDTIELAYEAGFRSAFIGFESINKQNLIQANKGSNIGKDYIAAIKRLDRLGIMINGSFIFGLDDDNLDVFDRTTEWAVSSGITTATNHILTPYPGTSIYDKMDTDKRIITKDWRLYDTRHLVFSHPNMTKEEMESGYNRAYKNFYKWSNIYKSSKEHEEIKMKLKHFTYAGAWKKFEPVWNFIIKNELLSKTRGALVKTLK
- a CDS encoding IS30 family transposase, with the protein product MSKYLTYEERLDIQACLKENLSFGAIGKIVKKDRTTIAKEIKKHATEIKTGYSGWPYNTCKRRSSCKLKRICKKEECTHPSAQYCKICRNCNDLCSEFEEEICSSSFKPPYVCNGCGQLNRCTLKKMMYYADDAQTAFEENISDARSGILSSEAELARLNTLISPLIKQGQSIHQIYIDHINELMCSEKTLYNYIDACLFDVRNIDLPRKVKYRPRYKKSEFKVDKGCRIGRNYKDFQAFMEKNPELSIVQMDSVIGSKGGNVLLTIHFVNTSLMLAFVRDSNTSQSVIDVFEHIYQVIGKTEFKNLFPVILTDNGSEFSNPKAIEFGPDGLRRTYVFYCDPSSPYQKGSIEVNHELVRRILPKGTTFELLDQKDICLMMNHINSYKRKKLNNRSPFQAFSFYYGEDLLHRLDCFSVAAEEIILKPALLKK